The DNA region AGGTCGAGAAGGTTTATGACGCCGTGCTGGACAGGGCCGCGCGACTGTTGGGTGCCGGACAGACGGTGATCCTCGACGGCACCTGGCGAGACCCCCACCACCGCGCCCGGGCTCGTGAGCTTGCCGAGCTGATGCATTGCCGCAGTGTCGAATTCGCGTGCACGCTACCGCTGGCCGAAGCCGAGGCGCGCATCGAAGGCCGGCGTCACACCACCTCGGACGCCACCCCCGGCATCGCTGCGGCCCTGGCGGTGAGCACCGCTGAGCACGACGGTGCCTGGGACGGCGCCCACCGGTTGGACACCGGTCGTCCCTTGGGTGACACCATCGCAGAGGCGCATGAAATCTGCTGTCTGGCAATTTAACTCAAAGACAAGGGACGGGCGATGAAGGCAATGGCATACCACGGACCAGGCCGACGGTCATGGGAAGAGGTCCCCGATCCGGTCCTGCGTGCGGCCACCGACGCCATCGTCCGCGTCGACGCCGTCACCATCTGCGGCACCGACCTGCACATCCTCAAAGGCGACGTGCCCGAGGTCACCGACGGGCGCATCCTTGGACACGAAGCAGTCGGCACCGTCGTCTCCGTCGGCGACGCAGTGCAGACGTTGTCGGTGGGGGACCGTGTCCTCGTCTCGTGCATTTCGTCATGCGGCAGCTGTCGCTACTGCCGCGAGGGCCAGTACAGCCAGTGTCTGGGTGGCGGCGGCTGGATTCTTGGCCACCTCATCGATGGCACCCAGGCCGAGCTCGTGCGAGTGCCGTTCGCCGACAATTCAACCCACAAAGTACCCGACGGCGTCACCGACGAACAGATGCTGATGCTTGCCGATATCCTGCCCACCTCCTATGAGGTGGGGGTGCTCAACGGTGCGGTGCGACCGGGTGACGTGGTGGCGATCGTCGGCGCCGGGCCCATCGGTCTGGCCGCCATCCTGACCGCGCGGCTCTACAGCCCCAGTCACATAGTGGCCGTCGACCTCGCCGACTCCCGACTGGAGGCCGCACGCACGTTCGGCGCAGACATCGTCGTGAACTCGGCCACGCAGTCGGTCCGCGAGGTCATCGACGAGTTGACCGGAGGGCTCGGCGCCGATGTCTCGATGGAGGCTGTCGGGGTGCCGGAGACCTTCGAGCAGTGCGTGAGCCTGGTGCGTCCGGGCGGGCACGTGGCCAACATCGGCGTGCACGGCGCCCCGGCCACACTGCACCTGGAGGACATCTGGATCAAGAACCTCACGATCACCACGGGACTGGTGGACACCTACTCCACCCCGACGCTGATCGAGCTGGTCGCAAGCAAACGGCTCGACACGACCGCGATGATCACCCACCGGTTCGTCCTCGACGACTTCGAGGACGCCTACGACGTGTTCGGCCGTGCCGGCGAAACGGGCGCGCTCAAAGTCTTGCTGACCGGTAACAACTAGACACGCCAACGGATTCGGAGAACAGCGATGACGAACTCGAACCTGGTGCGCGATTTCGCGCATCTGCGGCTCAGCGACGCCGAGGACGCCGGAGGCAAAGGGGCAAACCTCGGCGAGATGATCGCCGCCGGGCTGCCGGTACCGCCCGGCTTCGTCTTGCTGCGCGACTGCTACCGGGACTCCATGCGCGCCGGCGGGGTAGCCGACGAGCTCAACGCCGCACACCGCACGGCCATGGAGCAGGTCGCCAACCCGGACCGGCTGATCGAGATGTGCGAGCAGATGCAGACCTTGGTGTGGAAGGGCGGCATCGCCGACGAGGTTCGCGAACATGTACTCAGCGCCTACCGCGCGCTCGGAGACGACGTGCTGGTGGCGGTGCGATCCTCGGCGACTGGAGAGGATGGCAAAGATGCGTCCTTTGCCGGCATGAATGCCACCTTCACCAACATCAGCGGCGAAGACGACCTCATCGAGGCAGTCCAGCGGTGCTGGGCTTCGCTGTTCAGCCCGCGCGTGGTCACCTACCGCGCCAGCCGCAACTTCGTCTCCGACCCGGCGATGGCCGTGGTGGTGCAACAGATGATCGCCTCTGAGCGCTCGGGAGTGGCGTTCACCGCCGATCCCAGTACCGGAGCCGAGGACCGTGTCGTGGTGGAGGCGGCGTTCGGACAGGGTGAAGTCGTGGTGTCGGGGTCGGTGGAACCGGACACCTACATCGTGTCGAAGGAGCATCGCAAGATTCTCAGCACGCGGCTGGGGTACAAGTCGTTCAAGATCGTTCGGGGCGCCGACGGCAACGACGAGAACGTGGATCTCAGCGAGGAGGAGGCCAGGTCGAAGGTGCTCAGTGATGTCGAGCTACGGGAGATCGTGGACCTGGCGCTCGCTATCGAAAACCACCACGGCTGTGCCCAAGACACCGAATGGGCCATCGCCGAAGGGAAAACGTGGTTCGTTCAGGCCCGCCCGGTAACCACCCTGCACCACACCACGATGCCCGCGCCCGAGCCTCACGACGTGGTGGCACGCGGTCTGCCGGCCGCGCCCGGCGAAGCCGCCGGCACCGTGCGGGTACTGCTGACCCCGGAGGAGGGATCGCGTCTGCAGGCCGGCGAAGTCCTGGTGTCGCAGATGACCAACCCGGACTGGCTGCCTACCATGCGCAGGGCCGCGGCGCTGGTCACCGACACCGGCGGAATGACCTGCCACGCAGCGATTGTCGCCCGCGAGTTGGGCGTGCCATGCATTGTCGGGGCGCGGACGGCCACCACCGACCTCAAGGACGGCATGCTGGTGACCGTCGACGGCACCCACGGCCGGGTGCTGACCGGTGACGCCGTCGCGAGCGCTCAGACCTCGGCGGTCGACCGTCCCGCCGGCCCGGTGACCACCGTCGCGGCCGCGGAGGTGACCGCAACCAAGATCTATGTCAACCTCGCGATGCCGGACACCGCAGAAGCCGTTGCGGCACAAGAGGTCGACGGCGTGGGCTTGCTGCGCGCGGAGTTGATGCTGACCGAGGCGCTGCGCAACCGCCACCCCCGGGACCTGATCGCTCGCGGGGAGCAGGACATATTGGTCGACTCGATGGTCGAGGCCGTCGGACGGATCGCCGCCGCGTTCGCCCCGCGCCCGGTCATCTATCGCGCCACCGATTTCCGCACCAACGAGTTCCGCAGCCTGCAGGGCGGCGATACCTACGAGCCGGTCGAGCACAACCCGATGATCGGATTCCGGGGCTGCTATCGCTACGTCAACCAGCCCGACGTGTTCGCCCTGGAACTGGCTGCGCTGGCCCGGGTGCGCGAGCAGAGTCCTAATTTGCACCTGATGATCCCGTTCGTGCGCACCCGATGGGAACTCGAACAGTGTCTGGCTCTGGTCGATGCCAGCCCGCTGGGGCGTCAACGCGGTCTGCACCGCTGGGTGATGGCCGAGGTGCCGTCGGTGGTGTACTGGCTGCCGGAGTATGTCGGGATGGGCATCGACGGGGTCTCCATAGGCAGCAACGACCTGACCCAGCTGATGCTGGGTGTGGATCGTGATTCCGACATCTGCGCCGAGTTGTTCGACGAGTCCGACGCCGCGGTGCTCGACGCGATCGGCCACATCATCGCCACCGCGCGCCGGCAGGGGATCACATCGTCGCTATGCGGTCAGGCGCCCTCCACCAATCCGGCGTTCGCCGAACACCTGGTACGGATGGGTATTACCTCGGTGTCGGTCAACCCCGACGCCGCACTGGCCGCGCGGCGTACGGTGGCAGCTGCCGAACGTCGGGTGTTGCTGGAGTCGGTGCGCACGTAGGACACGCCTGAGGAAACGACCACGGAGGAACTCGTCATGTCAGAACACACCGGGGCAGTGGTCGTCGGGGTGGACGGCAGCGACCTGGCCATCGCGGCGGCCCGCTGGGCGGGAGCGGTCGCTGCACGTGTGGGTGCGCCGCTGCACATCGTGCACGCCATGGTGGGTGTGGGTCGCGGCCTGACCGAAGCGGGTGCCGCGATCCAGGCCGCGATCATGTCCTACCAGGCAGACACCGCACCGATCTTCCTCAAAGACGCCACTGACGCAGTCCACGCCGACTACCCGGACCTGACCGTGACGACAGCGTCGCACCGCGAGCCCGCCGATCATGTCCTCACCGCGGCGAGTCGGGAGGCGCGCCTGATTGTGTTGGGTGGCAACGAGATCAACGCCGCGTCGCTGTTGCTGCTGGGGTCCACCACGCTGGCGGTGGCCGCCCACGCGCACTGCCCGGTGGTGGCGTGGCGCGGCGGACAGACAGCGCTGAACGGCCAACCGGTGGTGGTCGGGACCGACGGTAGCCCGTCGGGCGCGGCGGCGCTGGCGGCCGCGTTCGACTTCGCCGACCGGTTCGGCGTCAGTGTGCGCGCGGTGCGGGCGTGGTCGCCGCGGATTCCAGCTGCCGCGGTCGACGCGCAGCTGGGGGAGGCGCTGCACTCGGCGCAGCGGGCCCAACTGCTCGGTGAGGTCAACCGGCTCACCGAACGGTATCCCGCCGTCGCAGTGGACTGCCTGGTCGAGCAGGATACGCCGGCGCAGGCTGTCATCAGCCATTGTGAGGGTGCTCAGCTGGTGATCGTGGGCACTCGCGGGCGCAATGCGCTGGCCAGCACTCTGTTGGGTTCGACGAGCCTGAACCTGCTGCAGCACAGCCCTGTTCCGGTGATGGTGTGCCGCGCCGAGGGCACCGAGTGAGTGCCGGTTGGCGTTTCGCTCGGATGCTGGCGGGACGGGCCGCCCACTGACACACTGGGTCGATGCGCCCCACCCCGCAGTGTTGGCTGACCGATATGGACGGTGTGCTCGTCCGCGAAGAACACGCACTGCCCGGAGCCGCGGAGTTCCTCCAGCGTCTGGCCGAGCGTGAGCGGCCGTTCCTGGTTCTCACCAACAACTCGATCTTCACGCCGCGCGATCTGGCTGCTCGCCTGACCCGCTCCGGACTGATCGTGCCCGAGGAGGCGATCTGGACGTCGGCGCTGGCGACGGCGACGTTCCTGGCTGACCAACAGCCCGGTGGGTCGGCGTACGTGATCGGCGAAGCCGGCCTGACCACCGCGCTGCACGAGGCCGGATACACGATGACCGACGTCGAACCGGATTTCGTCGTGCTGGGTGAAACCCGCACCTACTCGTTCGAGGCGGTCACCAAGGCGGTACGCCTCATCCTGGCCGGCGCCCGGTTCATCGCCACCAACCCCGACGTCACCGGGCCCTCGGCGGAGGGCCCGCTTCCGGCCACCGGGTCGGTCGCCGCGATGATCACCAAGGCCACCGGCCGCGAACCGTACTTCGTGGGCAAGCCCAATCCGATGATGTTCCGCAGCGCGCTGAACCGCATCGAGGCGCACTCGGAGAGCACGGTGATGGTCGGTGACCGGATGGACACCGACGTCGTCGCCGGCATCGAGGCCGGTTTGGAGACGATCCTGGTGCTCACCGGCTCGACCTCGATGGCCGATGTGGACCGCTACCCGTTCCGGCCCAGCCGCGTGCTGCCCTCGATCGCCGAAGCGATCGAACTGATCTGAACGCGCGCTTGCTAGCTTGATCGAGTGACCGAATCAGAGCCGGACCCGGCGCGGCCGCTGGCCGGAGTGCGCATTGTCGAGATCTCGAGTTTCGTCGCGGTTCCGCTGGCCGGGATGACCTTGGCTCAGCTCGGCGCGGAGGTCCTGCGCGTCGACCCGGTCGGCGGGGCGGCGGACTACCGTCGGTGGCCGCTCACCGAGGCCGGCGACAGCATCTATTGGGCCGGCCTGAACAAGGGCAAGCGGTCGCTGGCCGTCGACATGCGTTCCGACGCCGGACAACAGCTGGTGAGCCGTCTGGTCGCCGACGCCGGGGTGTTCATCACCAATGTCGCTGGCCGGCAGTGGCATTCCTATCCGGCCTTGAGCAGGGTCCGCGCCGACCTGATTCACGTCGAGGTGTCCGGGCGCTACGACGGCGGCACCGGCGTCGACTACACCGTCAATGCGGCCATCGGATTCCCGTTGGTGACCGGGCCGGCCGAACTGAACACCCCGGTCAACCACGTGTTGCCGGCCTGGGATGTCAGCTGCGGCCTCTACGCCGCAATGTCGGTGGTCACGGCCTTGCGTCACCGCGACATAACCGGTCACGGTCAGCAGATCAGCATTCCTCTGGAGAACGTCGCGTTGGCCACCGCGGGCAACCTCAGCTTGTTGACCGAGGCCATGGTCAACGGCACGTCCCGGCAACGTATCGGCAACGCTGTGTACGGCACCTACGGGCAGAACTTCACCAGCGCCGACGGCGTTTCCTACATGGTCGTCGCATTGACGGGCCGCCACTTCCGTGACTTGACGACACTGACGGGTACCACCGAAGCTGTTGGGGCGTTGGCTGATTCGTTGCAGGCCGACTTTTCCGACGAAGGGCAGCGCTACCGGCATCGGGAAGCGCTGAGCGCTCTGTTCGCCGAGTGGTTCAGCGCCCACAGCGGCGCCGAGATCGCGGCGGCGCTGTCGGCGTCGTCGGTGCTGTGGGAGCGCTACCAGAGCTTCGGTGAAACGGCCGCCGATCCCAGGGTGACCGAGAACCCGTTGTTCACCGAGCTCGACCAGCCGCGGGTGGGCCGGTATCTGGCCGCGGGCCTGCCGGTGTCGATCGACGGCGCCTACCCGCCGGCCGCCGCTGCTCCGGCGCTCGGAGACGACACGGCCACCGTGTTGGGTGACTGGCTGGCCCTGGACCGGAACGAGATCGATGAGATGTTCAGATCGGGCACCGTCGCGTGAGTGCGCTGCAGCATCTGCTCGATGTCACCGAGCTCGGTGACGACACGTGGCGCGGACCGCCCAGCGGCCCAGCCGGTAAGCGTGCCTACGGAGGATTGCTGGTCGCCCAGAGTTTGGCCGCGGCATGGCGCACTGTGGATGAGGTCAAGGCACCCACCGCGCTGCACCTGCAATTCCTGCGCGGTGGCGACGCCGGAGAGGCCGTCGACTATCGGGTCGCGCGGGTCTATGACGGCCGGACCGCGGCGTCGCGACGCGTCGACGCCTTCCAGGCCGGTCGGCTGCTGACCACCGCGACGGTGTCCTTCTCCGCAGCATTGACCGGCCCCGAGCACGGACGGGCGAGACTGCCGGTGCAGGATCCCGACCGGCTGCCACAGACCGGCCCGCCCGGCCCCGCGCCGTCGCTGCCTCTCGACGAACTCGACATCCGGGTTACCGACGAAGGCGTCGGTACCGAGGATTTCGTGCGGTGGACGTGGTGGCGCACCAGAGCCGACCTACCCGCCGACGCGCGGTTGCACACGTTGATCGCCGCCTACATCACCGATCTGTACCTGATCGACCCAGCGCTGCAGGTGCACGGACATTCAATGCGGTCGCGCAGTCACCGCTCTGGCACCACCGACTCGTCGATGTGGCTGCACCGTCCGGTGCGTGCCGACCGGTGGAACCTGCTGGAATGCCGGTCTCCGGCGGCGGCGCGCGGGCGTGGCGTCGTGTCCGCACGCCTGATCAGCCGACACGGCGCGGTCGCGGCGACCCTGGTTCAGGAAGGGCTCATCGCAGAGCGCGAGCCGGGAACTGATGGGCCGGCACGCTGACCTGGCGGCGGTGCAGACGTCTGCGTAGCCACGCGAGGGCGGTGCTCAGTGCGATGCCGACGAGAACCGACGCGATGACACCGGCGAGGCGGTGCTCGCCGAACAGCGGATAGATCTGGTAGTGCGTCAGGTAGGTGTACAGCGACGCCTCGGCCACGACGCCGGCCATCGTGGCAACCAGAGCAGGGCCGCGCAGCGTGGGCAGCCAGATCAGCAACACCAGCCCGGCCAGGACCAGCGCCTCGCGCTGAAGGTTCTCGAAATAGCCGACCAGGCCGATCAACAGAACCACGGTCACCGCCGCGCGCTGCAATGTGGTCGACGCCTTGGCCGCCGCCCATCCCAGCGCGAAGAACCAGAACGTCAAGACGGTGAACTTGGCATCGTGTGTCGCCCCCGGGCCGAACCGCAAAGCCAGCCCGACCGCCAGGAATGCCGCGGCCACTGCAAACGGGTACCGGCGTTCGATCCGATCCACTGCGGGCAGCCAGAACAGCACAGCCAGCGCCACCAAAGTCCACACCAGCACCTCGACAAACCACAGCCGCCCCGCGGTCATGCTGTCGGATGGGCCGAGGAGCTTGTTGGCCAGGAGCAGGTTGGTCAGGTGGTAATCGTCGGTGATCAGCAAGGCAATCGAGACCCACAACATCGACGGGACGGCGATCCAGGCGATGGTGTTGCGCAGGTGCCGGATTCGAGAGGTCCGCGGTAGCGGGGTCAGACAGAAGCGGCCGAAGTTGTATCCGGCCACCCCGAGCAGGATGTGCGCCCCGCCCCAGAGCTCAAACAGTTCGGCGTGCGAGACAACGACCAGCACGATGGCGGCAGCGCGCAATGCGACGCTGGTCTCCATCGTGGTGCTCCACAACCGTCGACGGCTGGGCCTGGGCGCGGGCAGGTCCTGTAGCTCCCGCAACGACATCTGCTGCCACCCGGCCGGAAGTTGACCGAGTACGCGTTCGAGCCGGACCGACATCGTCACGTAGGACAGCGAATTGCCGCCGAGGTCGACGAAGCTGGCGTCCTCGTCGATGTGGCCGGGATCGAGCTGGAGCACCTCGGCGAATACGGCGCGCAGGTCGCCGTGCTCGTCGCCGCGTTCGGCCTCGGTGTCGCGTGCCAGCGTGCGCGCCGTCTGATAGTCGGGTTTACCCGAGGACAACATCGGTAGCTCGGCGACGGTCACGGCGTGCACCCCCTCGGCCGGAATGCCGGCGGCGGCTGCCGCGGACCGGCGCACCTTCGTCGCGTCGTGACCACCGCTGGCCACCACGGCGATACCGTCGTCATGGTCGACACACAGCGCGGCGACACCGTCGTCGCGCAGTGCCGTCTCCACCTGGTGCAGATCGATGCGCAAGCCGTACATCTTCACAAAGCGACTCTTGCGGCCGACGATCTCGTAGAGACCGTCGGCGGCCTGCCGAGCCAGGTCGCCGGTACGCAGCGTCTCGACAGAGCCGGCCGAAGCCAGATCGGTACCGCTCTCGGCATAGCCCATCATGACATTGGGACCGTGGTAGATCAGCTCACCGACCTCGCCGTCGGGCCACTCGTCGCAGGGTTCGATGGAGAAGGTGCCGCCGGGAATCGGCACGCCGATCGCCTCCGGGCGGCTGCGGGCCAGATCTGGGGGTAGGTAGGCCATGCGCGCGGTCGCCTCGGTGGCGCCGTACATGACAAACAGATCCCAGCCCCGCCGCTGACCCAGCTCGGCGAAGCGCCGGACTCGTTCGGCGGGCATGCGTCCACCGGCTTGGGTCAGATACCGCAGATGCGGCAGGTCCATCTCGGCGAAGCCGATCCGTTCCAGCAGCTCGAAGGTGTAGGGCACGCCGGCGAAAGTGCTGCCCTGATGACGGCGGAACAGCGTCCAGAACTGCTCATCGGCGACCGACAGATCGGTCAGGATCAGTGCCGCCCCGACCAGCAGATGACTGTGCACCACTGAGAGCCCGTAGCAGTAGGACATCGGCAGAGTCGTTGCTGCTCGGTCATTTTGGCGGATCCCGAGATATTCTGCGATCGCCGAGGCGTTGGACGCCACGTTGTCGTAGGAGAGCCGCACCAGTTTCGGCGATCCGGTGCTGCCCGACGTGGACAGCAGCAACGCGAGGTCGTCGTGCAGTTCGTGGTCGTGGAGACAGTGCCGCCGCGCACCTGTGCGATCGACAATCACATTCGGTCGATAGGTGTCGATGATGGCCGCGTGGTCGCGTCCATCGGAGACCGGCAGCACGACGTGACCGCCGGCCAACGCGCCCAGGTAGTGAACCAGGGTGTCGACGGTGTTGGCGGTCTGCACCATCACCAGCTGACGGCGCGGACCCAGGTCGGCCACGACAGCGGCCACCCGGTCGGCGAGGTCGTGGTAGGTGAGTCGCTGCGTCTGGGTCAGTACCGCCGGTCGGTCGCCGCATTCACGCAGGTGGTCGATCAGCGGACGCATGGGCCGCCTGGCGACAACTGCGGTGACATGGCGGTGACGATACCGTCGACGCCGAGTCGGGGCGCCGCGAAGAGGGGGTCACATGCGGTTGTAACGGCTCCGGATGAAGTTGTAGACACCGAACGCGGCGATCCCGAGAGCGGCCGCGACCAGCAAGAACTTGCCGAAGGGTGCCTCGCCGAGCGTCTTGACCGCGGCGTCGATGCCGCTGGCCTTCGACGGGTCGGCTTGCAGCGTCGCGACCACCACCAGCAAACCGGCGCCGCCGAGGACGATCCCTTTGGCGACGTATCCGACCACGCCGGCAGCGGTGATACCGGTGCCGCCGGAGACCTTCAGTTCGTCGAGGAACTTCTGCGACACGCCCTTGTACACGTGATAGGCGCCCACGCCCAGTACGCCGACGCCGACCCCGATCAGCAGCGCCCTACCCCAGCCTGACTGCATCAGTTGCGCCGACATCCCCGAGTTCTGCTGACCGCTCGACTGCCCGCTGCCCATCGCAAAGCGCGCTGCGGAGAACGCGATGGCGAAGTTCACGATGGCCAAACCCGCCGATTTGCCGCGTTTCCACGCAGGGTTGTCTTGACCGGTCGAGCGCTCGCCGGGTTTGGAGCCGATGACGGCCTCGGCGATACGCCACAAGCCGAGCGCGACCAGCCCGACCGCGACCACCCACAACATGACCGCGCCGCCGGTCTGGCTGCCCAGGGTGGCCAGCGCCCCGGACTGGTCGGCACTGCCTGCCCCGCCCACGAAGGCCAGTCGCCCGATGATGTAGGCGACGAGCAGGTGCAGCACACCACTGGCCGCGAACCCGATGCGAGCGGTGTACTCGAACGCGGTGCTGTCGGTTGCGCGGTCGGCGGCACCGTGCGCTGAGCGGTGCAGCGACGAAGCTGAAGGTCGGGCGTCCATCGGGCTCCTCCTGTTCGGATGATCGCCCGGGTACCCCAGATTTGACGCCGGTGAAACCACGGCCGTGAACGGCTGTGTCGACCTCCGACGACCGACTAATCGTGCCTGTTTTCGACGGCGGCCAGCAACAGCTTCATACATCTGCGCTGCATTCTCGCGTGGGCCGCGACCGCGCGGTCGGTGTCTTTGTTGCGAAGTGCCTTGATCACGGCCAGCGTGCCGGTGCGGCTCACCTCTATCGTCTCCGGTGCCGCGTCGAAGATCGCGTCGATCGCAACCGCTCTCGTCCGCCGTACGGTGCGTGCCACCGCCGGCGCGCTCCCGACGTCGAAGAGCACGTCGAGGTACTCTTCGCACAGCGAGCCCACGGTCGCGGGGTCAGGCTCCGCGGCGAGTTCGACGGCGATCTTTGCCAGCTGCGAATCCGATTCCGGCGTCATTCGCTCGACGGCACGCCGGGCGATCAGCCCGTAAACCAACTCCCAGACCTCGGCGTTGTCGGCGATCGCGGTATCAAGCGGCAACACGAAGGCGCCGCGGTGCATTTCCAGCTTCACCCAGCCTTCCTGCTCAAGGATGACCAAAGCCTCGCGAACGGGCACCCGGCTTGTCCCGAGCCGTGCGGCGATGTCCTCTTGGGTCAGATGTTGGCCGTCGCGCAGCTCGCCGGACAGAATCTGGCGGCGTAGCCGGTCGGCGACGAGGTCACCACTACTTCGGCGCAACAATGCGGCGCTCCGCCGTGATCGTTGATTCAACTGCTGTGTCACCGCTTTCATTGCCCGGCGACACTCCGGCGCGGCCCGGTCCCGCGCGACGTACCGCCGGGGTGGCTTGGCTGAGCGACGCTTCAATCAGGTGACTGAGTATAGACGCCCCGAACCCGACGGACTGCTTTCCTCTGTCAAAAGCCTTATGCCGAGGCGACGGCGTAGGGTACCGTCAGAATGCAGAATGCAGAATGTATTCAATCGGTGGTGTCGGTCCGTGTGGAAGTGAGGAAGTGACGGTGCTCGACATCAGTCACTACCAGAGCAAGGCAACTGCCGGTGCTCGCTAAGGAAATTGAGAAGCTGGCCCAGCGGGTGAGTGAGTTGTTGGCCAGTGATCCGCAATTTCGCGAAGCGGTACCGGACCGACAGCTATCCGAGCACATGGTTCAAAGCGACTGCACGCTAACGGAACTGATGTGCATAGTCTGTGAGGGCTACAGTGACCGTCCGGCGCTGGGGCAACGCGCTCGCCAGATCAGCACCTCCGCCGAGGGGGAAGCCCTGCACCTGCTCCCGCGGTTCGACACGATCAGCTATCGGGATCTCTGGCGCCGGGTGGACGCCCTGAGTTCGGCTTTGGCCGATGCCGGTGTTCATGCTGGTGACCGGATAGCCATCCACGGATTTCCGAGTGTGGACTACACCACGGTCGACATGGCCATTCCGGTTCTGGGCGCGGTCGCGGTGCCGCTGCACGACGGCGCACCGATCGCGCAGCTGCAACCCATGGTCGATGAGACAGAACCGTCGGTGATGGCCTGCAGTGCCGATCGGCTGGGGCTGACTGTAACCCTCGCGATGGACGCCCAGACCCCGCGGCTGATCGTGTTGTTCGACGTCGTCGAGGAAGGGGCCGTGCATCGCGAGGCGCTCGAATCGGCTCGCTGCCGGCTCAGCGCCGCGGGCCGGCCGGTGGAGGTGGTAACACTGGCCGACCTGGTGACGCGGGGAGTCGCGTTGCCGGCTCCACCCTCACCCTGTTTCGACGATGAGCGCCTGGCGGCGATCATCTACACCTCGGGAAGCAGCGGGTCCCCCAAAGGCGCCATGCAACCGGAGGGCCAGGCCAAATCGGTGTGGGCGGCCGTGGCCGGCACCGTCGTCGAACACGGATTCGCGATTCCGGCGATCACGTTGAATTACCTGCCGATGAGCCACACCGGCGGCCGGGCCATGTTGTATTCGACGCTGGGAGCAGGCGGCACCGCCTACTTCACCGGCGCCAGCGATATGTCGACCATCCTCGATGACCTCCAGATGGTGCGTCCCACCCAACTGAACTTCGTACCCCGGGTCTGGGAGATGCTCTACCGTGACTTCTCCGACACGTTGGGCGATGGACGCGTCAGCGAGGATGAGGTGCTGGCGGACTGGCGATCGCGCGCGCTCGGCGGGCGCTATGTGACGGCGCTGACCGGATCCGCGCCCATCTCGGCAGACCTCGCGGCCTGGGTGGAGAAGCTGCTCGATTCCCACCTGATCGACGCGATGGGGGCCACCGAATCGGGTGCGGTGCTCGTCGACGGTCAAATTCAGCGACCGCCGGTAACCGACTACAAGCTCGTTGACGTGCCGGAACTCGGAT from Mycobacterium sp. SMC-4 includes:
- a CDS encoding AMP-binding protein gives rise to the protein MRPLIDHLRECGDRPAVLTQTQRLTYHDLADRVAAVVADLGPRRQLVMVQTANTVDTLVHYLGALAGGHVVLPVSDGRDHAAIIDTYRPNVIVDRTGARRHCLHDHELHDDLALLLSTSGSTGSPKLVRLSYDNVASNASAIAEYLGIRQNDRAATTLPMSYCYGLSVVHSHLLVGAALILTDLSVADEQFWTLFRRHQGSTFAGVPYTFELLERIGFAEMDLPHLRYLTQAGGRMPAERVRRFAELGQRRGWDLFVMYGATEATARMAYLPPDLARSRPEAIGVPIPGGTFSIEPCDEWPDGEVGELIYHGPNVMMGYAESGTDLASAGSVETLRTGDLARQAADGLYEIVGRKSRFVKMYGLRIDLHQVETALRDDGVAALCVDHDDGIAVVASGGHDATKVRRSAAAAAGIPAEGVHAVTVAELPMLSSGKPDYQTARTLARDTEAERGDEHGDLRAVFAEVLQLDPGHIDEDASFVDLGGNSLSYVTMSVRLERVLGQLPAGWQQMSLRELQDLPAPRPSRRRLWSTTMETSVALRAAAIVLVVVSHAELFELWGGAHILLGVAGYNFGRFCLTPLPRTSRIRHLRNTIAWIAVPSMLWVSIALLITDDYHLTNLLLANKLLGPSDSMTAGRLWFVEVLVWTLVALAVLFWLPAVDRIERRYPFAVAAAFLAVGLALRFGPGATHDAKFTVLTFWFFALGWAAAKASTTLQRAAVTVVLLIGLVGYFENLQREALVLAGLVLLIWLPTLRGPALVATMAGVVAEASLYTYLTHYQIYPLFGEHRLAGVIASVLVGIALSTALAWLRRRLHRRQVSVPAHQFPARALR
- a CDS encoding DUF1206 domain-containing protein is translated as MDARPSASSLHRSAHGAADRATDSTAFEYTARIGFAASGVLHLLVAYIIGRLAFVGGAGSADQSGALATLGSQTGGAVMLWVVAVGLVALGLWRIAEAVIGSKPGERSTGQDNPAWKRGKSAGLAIVNFAIAFSAARFAMGSGQSSGQQNSGMSAQLMQSGWGRALLIGVGVGVLGVGAYHVYKGVSQKFLDELKVSGGTGITAAGVVGYVAKGIVLGGAGLLVVVATLQADPSKASGIDAAVKTLGEAPFGKFLLVAAALGIAAFGVYNFIRSRYNRM
- a CDS encoding GntR family transcriptional regulator, producing MTQQLNQRSRRSAALLRRSSGDLVADRLRRQILSGELRDGQHLTQEDIAARLGTSRVPVREALVILEQEGWVKLEMHRGAFVLPLDTAIADNAEVWELVYGLIARRAVERMTPESDSQLAKIAVELAAEPDPATVGSLCEEYLDVLFDVGSAPAVARTVRRTRAVAIDAIFDAAPETIEVSRTGTLAVIKALRNKDTDRAVAAHARMQRRCMKLLLAAVENRHD